In a genomic window of Bicyclus anynana chromosome 5, ilBicAnyn1.1, whole genome shotgun sequence:
- the LOC112044915 gene encoding cuticle protein 16.5-like: protein MHQLLLELTTTQTTMFKLVVLSAALAVASASPSGLLGLGGLISPWNAAIAAPLAAPIASPLALSLVAPLAALAPIGAPNYRGPLSLAPGQPANILGADGRPLDTLSVNLDRAAHLTAKAIEGSGHLLKKRSIGAPLALAAPLAASPLIASPLAASPLIASPLAAARLAASPLAAANLAAAQLAGAGVIAAPGLALSAPGLALSAPGLALSAPGLALPAPGLALSAPLGIASPLGLGQVLLK from the coding sequence ATGCATCAGTTACTTTTGGAACTAACAACAACACAGACCACAATGTTCAAGCTGGTGGTGTTGTCTGCTGCGCTCGCTGTAGCGTCCGCTAGCCCCAGCGGTCTCCTGGGACTGGGAGGCTTGATCTCCCCATGGAACGCCGCCATCGCCGCGCCGCTGGCTGCTCCGATAGCTTCGCCGCTAGCGCTGTCTCTCGTTGCGCCCCTTGCAGCTCTGGCCCCCATTGGCGCGCCCAACTACAGAGGCCCGCTGTCTCTGGCTCCCGGCCAGCCCGCCAACATCTTGGGCGCTGACGGCAGGCCCCTGGACACGCTCAGCGTAAACCTGGACCGTGCGGCTCACCTCACCGCGAAGGCTATTGAAGGCAGCGGTCACTTGCTCAAGAAGAGGTCCATCGGCGCTCCCTTGGCGTTGGCTGCTCCATTAGCCGCCTCTCCTCTGATCGCGTCTCCGTTAGCCGCCTCTCCTTTGATCGCGTCTCCGTTGGCCGCTGCCCGTTTGGCCGCGTCTCCTTTGGCCGCCGCTAACTTGGCTGCAGCCCAGTTGGCCGGTGCTGGTGTGATTGCTGCTCCTGGTCTCGCTCTATCTGCTCCTGGTCTCGCTCTATCTGCCCCTGGACTAGCTCTATCTGCCCCAGGACTTGCTCTGCCTGCTCCTGGACTTGCTCTTTCTGCTCCCCTCGGTATCGCTTCACCTTTGGGTTTGGGTCAAGTGTTGCTGAAATGA